In the Ptychodera flava strain L36383 chromosome 23 unlocalized genomic scaffold, AS_Pfla_20210202 Scaffold_23__1_contigs__length_28996876_pilon, whole genome shotgun sequence genome, tgtttgaatcgcgGAACGACTGTTCCCTTGGggccatttcctttgttacgaaagcgatttttcccccaatcgtcgtaattttaaaaggctttgtgaaactttgcggatacctgtatggcctacgtgtttatgaaacagtctatgtttatggtatgccaataatgtttgtttgagaattgcttcggctgattttcacggagcggtctaccttgctgttgccagttgtcactcaagcgccattatgaattttcgatgagttaggggtcttttataccccgcaccgGGGTTTAAGCCAATGTCGGTGCAAGATTAACTGAATGTAGGCAGTACTGCCAAACAATCTGATGGAGGAGGGTTGGTCTTTTGCAGTTACATATTTTGTCTTCGAAAGGGGAGGACCATAGAAACAGAGATTACACCATGACTGCTGAAAAGACTGACCCATAGCTTCATCAGATTTTAGGTTTTACTGAACCAAAGGACTACAGaatgaatctgaatctgatgaACTTACTCATCCAAAATTCCATGTAAACCAGTCCATAACAGTGGGTTTGAACCAAACCATGGTAGTAACAGGGGTGAAATCAGATATAGGGATGGGCTCTTTATGTGCGTCAAGTTGGCCCTCTCTTCACTAGCCtacatgttaatttgtcagTCAATCAGGATCTACACGTAAGTGAATGAGTCTCTGTCAACAAGCATGCATGaagcattcacacacacacataaatacatgtatatgcaagtTTAATATTTGTATGTTCTTCATTTCCAGGTGCCTTGTAGACAATGCATAGTTGTGAAGCAGTTGGCAAGCTCCAGTTTATACTGATACGCCCTGAATatcaacctttgacctttcactCTATGGTGACCTTTTGACCCTGAGGTCGTTGACAACACTGACAATGTCCAACCATTGGTGTAAGGAGAAAGTTGAGGTTGAAGTTCATCTCAATGTCACGGACGAGGAGTTTCGCACAAACATCTATCCCAGGAGAATTCCAGCTGTTCTGAGAGGGTTAGATATTGGCGAGTGCAAGGAAAAGTGGACAACTGACTACCTCTGCCAGCATGGTGGCCACaaagaggtcaaagttcatgtcAGCCCGTCCTCACAAATGGATTTCATCAACAAGAATTTCATGTACAGGACATTACCGTTTGATGAGCTCGTCAAGCGTGCATCAGCAACGACGAATACCGACCATTTCATACATGCGGAAGAGAAATATTATTTACGATCACTTGGTGATGATTTGCGGAAAGACATTGCTGATGTAAGAAAACAGTTTATCTCCTTGGCAGAAGATATTAAATTTCCAAAGTTCTTCTCAGAAGATGATTTCTTTTCTAGTGTCTTCAGGATAGCATCGCATGGAACACAATTATGGACGCATTACGATGTTATGGATAATATACTCATACAAGTGAGTGGCCACAAGAGGGCAGTGTTATTTAGCCCGCGAGACGCAACGAACTTGTACCTGTCAGGGGACAAATCAGAAGTTCTTGACATTGACAATccagattttaaaaaatatccCAAATTTGCGAACGTTACATGGTACGAATGTGTCCTCAAGCCAGGTGATGTCCTTTTCATTCCAGCACTCTGGTTTCACAACGTCATCTCGTTAGAGTTCGGTGTAGCAGTGAACGTTTTCTGGCGTCAGTTAGATTCGTCATTCTATGAAAAGAAGGACCTTTATGGCAACAAGGACCCATCGGCTGCCAGTAGAGCTATGCAGATATTAGACAGAGCTTTGAAAACTCTGGATGAACTGCCGTTGGAATATAAGGACTTTTATGCGAGGAGGATGGTAGCTAAAATAGAATCCAGAGCTTATGCGAATGATTTGGTTTGACCTTTAACCCAAGCATACTGTGCCAATATTTTCTGCCAAAGCAAAACTGTAAAGGCatgttatgccatgaaaatgtcatttgcTGAATAGAACAAACATGAAATGCTGTATAGAAATTTTATATAAAACTAAAATGTTTCGTTGTAATAtactttcattaaatttaaacataaaatgttttaatGAAGCACTTTGTATTGTCTTATCTATGGGTTAGTAACGTGtatatttattcttttattCAAGCAATATTTACTGGTTGCTTCTCGAAACTTGTAGTTAGTAATGCTGATCTTTGAGGTTgatctaaaaaattcacaattcaCAACATACATCTTTTTTGTGGTAGTGTGTGAATACCCTTAACCATCCCCAAAACCAAATGGTTGAGTCCATTGTTTTCAGTCCTGAAAGCGGGTTTGTGCATTTGGAAAAGCTTAAAAGCATTTTGTATATTTAGTTGAAAGTTGTTGCCCAAATATTATGGATTTAATATTGAAAGGCATTGACTAAATATTTCCATGTCCCTACATTGttaacattttgtcataaaaattagCCCATGTCAGAATTTCATCCTTTACACCCCCATTTCCCCATAGAAAGGTCCACACTCTGTATTTGAAACAATCATGTtcaggccaaaccatggtgttgCAAGGGTTCAGGAGTATGTCAACTGGTAAAGTGTTTAGTGTATGGAGCTGCAGCTGCAGACTGTGAGAACAAATGACTACACTTTTTTGTGGCAAAAAGTGCGGACAAAATGATCTGAAATTGTAGCTGTTCCCTTTTGTGTTGATGaagtttgaggaaaatttaGTTGTTATTGAACAACCAACACcagacttgcttcaagtctgcaggcacataaatatcaaaacacaataaattaaaaaaaataacctTCCGCAGGTTAGTGGAAGGCTGTTGCATAGATCATAGGTGAATGCGATGGCTCACTAGCTGTACCTGCTGCTGAGAAAAGCCAAGTGACTTTGGGGCCTGTCTTTGTTAACACCTATGTAAAGTAGTTGAACAAAGGATCATGAAAAAGTCACTAAAGCTTTTGCCTTTGGGTGGGGTGGGGGAAGGATGGCAGGTGATGCAATTGAGATGAACATGAGAAAAGAAATCAGATAGCCAGTGAGTCTTTTCTCAGCTTTCAGCTCGGACTTTTTTCCACTTTTAGACAAATTCATGCAGCCACTCTTTTGCAACAGAAATAGCTGAAGTTAGGTCCCAAGCTGGAATGTGTTTCTATAAACTGCAAGCTTAGCAGGTATGGCTCTGCAGTATTTATAGCAGTCAAGGTCTTTGTGAACCACACATCTGGTGCCAGCATGTCTATGGGGATTGCATAATACCATTCATTATTTGTGTCTCCTCCACATCCCATCGCCACCCCCTGgatattataaaaataaatatataaatgtgcttaaacaaattattttgtgttcAAGTGCATCGTCACCCTCTGGTCTGTGAGAAC is a window encoding:
- the LOC139123499 gene encoding tRNA wybutosine-synthesizing protein 5-like, whose product is MSNHWCKEKVEVEVHLNVTDEEFRTNIYPRRIPAVLRGLDIGECKEKWTTDYLCQHGGHKEVKVHVSPSSQMDFINKNFMYRTLPFDELVKRASATTNTDHFIHAEEKYYLRSLGDDLRKDIADVRKQFISLAEDIKFPKFFSEDDFFSSVFRIASHGTQLWTHYDVMDNILIQVSGHKRAVLFSPRDATNLYLSGDKSEVLDIDNPDFKKYPKFANVTWYECVLKPGDVLFIPALWFHNVISLEFGVAVNVFWRQLDSSFYEKKDLYGNKDPSAASRAMQILDRALKTLDELPLEYKDFYARRMVAKIESRAYANDLV